In Silene latifolia isolate original U9 population chromosome 3, ASM4854445v1, whole genome shotgun sequence, a single window of DNA contains:
- the LOC141649241 gene encoding uncharacterized protein LOC141649241, with translation MEYIAQFILANVISRIKKKQFYLTMVYAFNDGTERTAMWQTSEQFQAQCQGPLAIAGDFNTVINPAERLGGNTKQSDMDEFIDFLSNCGMIYISASGAYYTWTNKQELLTRVYRRLDRFIVNQDWSTQFPDMNAHFHPAGLVDHCPCIVSSNQVTSMRRSSFKYFNLWGKATSFLQRVQ, from the coding sequence ATGGAATATATTGCTCAATTCATACTTGCCAATGTGATATCTAGAATAAAAAAGAAGCAGTTCTACCTTACCATGGTCTATGCTTTTAATGATGGAACTGAAAGGACGGCAATGTGGCAGACATCAGAGCAATTTCAGGCTCAATGTCAAGGACCTTTGGCTATTGCAGGGGACTTCAATACTGTAATCAATCCTGCTGAGAGACTGGGTGGTAATACAAAACAAAGTGACATGGAtgagtttattgattttttatcAAACTGTGGTATGATATATATCAGTGCTTCTGGTGCCTATTATACCTGGACCAATAAACAAGAACTTTTAACCAGGGTGTATAGAAGATTGGATAGATTTATTGTTAACCAGGACTGGAGTACTCAATTTCCTGATATGAATGCACATTTCCATCCTGCTGGCCTGGTTGATCATTGCCCGTGCATTGTTAGTAGTAATCAGGTCACTAGTATGAGGAGATCAAGCTTCAAATATTTTAACCTGTGGGGCAAAGCCACATCTTTTCTCCAAAGAGTGCAGTAG
- the LOC141649242 gene encoding uncharacterized protein LOC141649242, translated as MLASSFGYFQGKRGLRQRDPISPVIFTLCMEYLTRMINYATIHWPFQYHPLCKGLKMNHLMFADGLLMFCKGNAHSIMLLIRAFGLFSKASGLSMNNSKSEVYFNEVSQDLKYDIQQATGFVEVSLLSPNVSLGELKQSVETFSGMEALINTGFPSLLGRELQCQKNEECLGIKQADSWNVAAVAKLVDWIYCKADTPPADAAWYWKNICKVKEKMKQAYNNGVWVPDVKGYSVSSGYEWLRLKQPKQDWYKVIWNSWNIPKHTFISRIAQNNRFQVRDKLFRIGYFQEYCCCICESEPETRDHLFFNCPYSKNILALIEEWCGFNIVGFMTSAGPIIAGRKTQVQCLIWTTFQYHIWSQRNGARVNTVLLRPGVVAELIKEEAKHRIRYKSGPVVPQMDITWLLKMGVQYS; from the exons ATGTTAGCTAGCAGCTTTGGATACTTTCAGGGTAAAAGGGGGCTGAGACAAAGGGACCCTATCTCTCCTGTGATTTTCACCCTATGTATGGAGTATCTTACAAGAATGATTAATTATGCCACTATTCATTGGCCTTTTCAATACCATCCCCTTTGCAAAGGACTAAAGATGAACCATTTGATGTTTGCTGATGGCCTGTTGATGTTCTGTAAGGGCAATGCTCATTCTATTATGCTGCTTATAAGAGCCTTTGGCTTATTCTCCAAAGCATCAGGCCTGAGTATGAATAATTCAAAATCAGAAGTTTACTTCAATGAGGTGTCACAAgacttaaaatatgacattcaacaagcTACTGGGTTTGTGGAAG TATCTTTATTATCCCCAAATGTGTCCTTAGGAGAATTGAAGCAATCTGTAGAAACTTTCTCTGGGATGGAAGCTCTGATTAACACAGGGTTCCCCTCATTGCTTGGGAGAGAGTTACAGTGCCAAAAAAATGAAGAATGTCTCGGTATAAAGCAGGCAGATTCCTGGAATGTTGCTGCAGTGGCCAAATTGGTGGACTGGATATACTGCAAAGCTGACAC CCCTCCTGCTGATGCTGCTTGGTACTGGAAAAATATCTGTAAGGTTAAAGAAAAGATGAAACAAGCCTACAATAATGGAGTCTGGGTACCTGATGTTAAGGGCTACTCAGTTAGTAGTGGCTATGAATGGCTTAGACTAAAACAGCCTAAGCAAGATTGGTACAAGGTGATATGGAACAGCTGGAACATACCAAAGCATACTTTCATTTCCAGGATTGCCCAAAACAATAGGTTCCAGGTCAGGGATAAGCTGTTCAGGATTGGGTATTTTCAGGAATACTGCTGCTGCATTTGTGAAAGTGAACCTGAAACAAGAGATCACTTGTTCTTTAACTGTCCTTACAGTAAGAATATTTTAGCTTTGATTGAGGAATGGTGTGGATTCAATATTGTAGGCTTTATGACAAGTGCAGGACCAATTATAGCAGGTCGGAAAACTCAGGTACAATGTCTGATCTGGACTACTTTCCAGTATCACATCTGGAGTCAGAGAAATGGTGCACGAGTGAATACTGTTCTGTTAAGGCCTGGTGTTGTTGCAGAACTGATCAAGGAGGAGGCTAAGCATAGAATAAGATATAAAAGTGGCCCCGTGGTTCCTCAGATGGACATAACTTGGCTGCTAAAAATGGGAGTTCAATACTCCTAA